A single region of the Amia ocellicauda isolate fAmiCal2 chromosome 8, fAmiCal2.hap1, whole genome shotgun sequence genome encodes:
- the LOC136755032 gene encoding growth arrest and DNA damage-inducible protein GADD45 gamma, giving the protein MTLEEIHGQEITVEASDRMQCAGKALEELLLSAKKQDNLTVGVYESAKVMNVDPDSVAFCVLATDEEYECDIALQIHFTLIQAFCFDNDINIVRVNDTQRLAELVGSDEAGEPKDTHCILVTNPSADAWKDPSLEKLSLFCEESRNVYEWVPAITLPER; this is encoded by the exons ATGACTCTGGAGGAAATTCACGGCCAAGAAATCACCGTTGAAGCCAGTGACAG GATGCAGTGTGCTGGCAAAGCCCTCGAGGAACTTCTGCTTTCTGCTAAAAAACAAGACAACCTGACGGTGGGAGTCTATGAATCCGCAAAAGTCATGAATGT TGATCCAGACAGCGTGGCTTTCTGCGTGCTGGCGACTGATGAGGAGTATGAGTGTGACATTGCCCTGCAGATCCACTTCACCCTCATCCAGGCCTTCTGCTTCGACAACGACATCAACATTGTCCGGGTCAACGACACACAGCGCCTGGCAGAGCTGGTTGGCAGCGATGAGGCTGGCGAACCCAAAGACACTCACTGCATTCTTGTCACG AACCCAAGTGCAGATGCGTGGAAAGATCCATCTCTGGAGAAGCTGAGCTTGTTCTGCGAGGAGAGCCGCAATGTGTACGAGTGGGTGCCCGCCATCACGCTGCCTGAGCGATGA